The following proteins are co-located in the Candidatus Paracaedibacter acanthamoebae genome:
- a CDS encoding HIT family protein: MQLDHRLAQSSEFIADLTLCQVRLSHNAAFPWLILIPKIDDIIEIINLSRPDQHQLMDEIAQISKIMQDLFAPNKINVATLGNVVPQLHIHVIARYHTDPVWPNPVWNTISQEYFELDLQARVELIRQYIQFSID, translated from the coding sequence ATGCAACTCGATCATCGCCTGGCTCAATCCTCTGAATTCATTGCAGATTTAACTTTATGTCAAGTCCGGTTATCCCACAATGCAGCCTTTCCGTGGCTTATCCTTATTCCCAAGATTGATGACATTATTGAAATAATTAATCTTTCTCGCCCTGACCAACATCAGTTGATGGATGAAATCGCTCAAATCTCAAAGATTATGCAAGATTTATTTGCCCCTAATAAAATCAACGTTGCCACTTTAGGAAATGTTGTTCCTCAACTTCATATCCATGTTATCGCTCGATACCATACTGATCCTGTATGGCCAAACCCTGTCTGGAACACCATCAGTCAGGAATATTTTGAACTGGATTTACAAGCAAGAGTAGAATTAATTCGCCAATATATACAGTTTTCTATTGATTAA
- a CDS encoding DNA polymerase III subunit chi, producing the protein MDVAFYHLTVTPLEKALPKLVEKIYLNGLRALIVCDSQERLETLNSVLWTFSPTSFIPHGFVGDPLRHPVWLSLSADNINKAEVVIVLNGAMIPDNGFDRCMDMFDGNNPDTVHNARDRYKSYRDRDFKLTYWKQNDKGAWGQG; encoded by the coding sequence ATGGATGTTGCTTTTTATCATCTAACAGTAACGCCTTTAGAGAAGGCGTTGCCGAAGTTAGTTGAGAAAATCTATCTGAATGGATTGCGTGCCCTTATTGTGTGCGATTCTCAAGAACGCCTGGAAACTTTAAATAGCGTGCTGTGGACCTTTTCACCCACTTCCTTTATTCCTCATGGTTTTGTTGGTGATCCGTTGAGGCATCCTGTTTGGTTGTCTTTATCCGCGGACAATATTAATAAGGCTGAGGTTGTTATTGTACTCAATGGGGCAATGATCCCTGATAATGGTTTTGATCGGTGTATGGATATGTTTGATGGAAATAATCCGGATACTGTTCATAACGCGCGGGACAGATATAAGTCTTATCGAGACAGGGACTTCAAGCTGACCTACTGGAAACAAAATGACAAGGGTGCTTGGGGGCAGGGATAA
- a CDS encoding leucyl aminopeptidase, whose product MKIEFNKPALPTAGILAVIITSKNFDSFISDLDAKMSGQLKAIVNADDFDFKKGSVVSLVYPQGTNLTKLHLIAADAEKLKDHYQLELLGAKIYSALGKEQAESVTIYSPELGDVQAAGIIASGLLLKSWSFPKYFTKKEKSEFCQVKHATVLTENTAETFAKFKELEQVAEGVFLARHVASEPPNVIYPETLAQQAQSLEKLGVKVEVFGEKELTKMGFNALLGVGQGSSKESKVVVMQWNGGNADDKPVAFVGKGVTFDTGGISIKAAQDMDAMKWDMGGAGAVLGVMRALAGRNAKVNAVGVMGLVENMPDGNAQRPGDVVTSLSGQTIEILNTDAEGRLVLADALWYTQDRFKPSYMVNLATLTGAVIIALGSDHAGLFSNDDELADMLAESGKKVSEKLWRLPLSEAYDKDIDSLIADVKNLGNGRNAGSIAAAQFLQRFVNGTKWAHLDIAGTTWDSKAKGTYQAGATAFGVRLLNHWVKKHIEKATS is encoded by the coding sequence ATGAAAATAGAATTTAATAAGCCAGCGTTGCCAACCGCAGGAATTCTTGCGGTTATCATAACATCCAAGAATTTTGATTCGTTTATTTCTGACTTGGATGCAAAAATGTCGGGTCAGCTAAAGGCGATTGTTAATGCTGATGATTTTGATTTTAAAAAGGGTAGCGTTGTTTCACTCGTCTATCCTCAGGGAACAAATCTTACAAAATTACACCTGATTGCAGCGGACGCTGAAAAGTTAAAAGATCACTATCAATTGGAATTACTGGGAGCGAAGATTTATTCAGCCTTGGGTAAAGAGCAAGCTGAGTCTGTCACTATTTATAGTCCAGAGTTGGGGGACGTCCAGGCGGCTGGTATTATTGCAAGTGGATTGTTACTCAAGTCCTGGTCATTTCCAAAGTATTTTACCAAAAAAGAAAAATCTGAGTTTTGCCAAGTCAAGCACGCCACTGTTCTAACTGAGAATACAGCAGAAACATTTGCTAAATTTAAGGAACTTGAGCAAGTTGCTGAAGGTGTATTTTTAGCTCGCCATGTAGCGTCTGAACCACCTAACGTTATTTATCCAGAAACATTGGCTCAGCAGGCTCAATCTTTGGAAAAATTGGGCGTGAAAGTTGAGGTGTTTGGAGAAAAAGAACTGACGAAGATGGGCTTTAATGCTTTGCTGGGCGTGGGCCAAGGAAGTTCGAAAGAATCAAAAGTTGTGGTTATGCAATGGAATGGTGGTAACGCTGACGATAAGCCCGTGGCTTTTGTGGGTAAAGGGGTGACTTTTGATACCGGCGGTATTTCTATTAAGGCAGCTCAAGATATGGATGCCATGAAGTGGGATATGGGCGGTGCTGGTGCGGTTTTGGGAGTGATGCGAGCCTTAGCAGGTCGTAATGCTAAAGTTAATGCGGTTGGTGTCATGGGGCTTGTAGAAAATATGCCGGATGGAAATGCTCAACGCCCGGGCGATGTGGTAACCTCACTTTCCGGTCAAACAATTGAAATTCTCAATACGGATGCGGAGGGACGCCTTGTTCTAGCCGATGCGCTTTGGTATACTCAAGATCGATTCAAGCCATCCTATATGGTGAATCTAGCTACTCTAACAGGGGCCGTCATTATTGCTTTGGGATCAGACCATGCAGGTCTTTTCTCAAATGATGATGAGTTAGCTGATATGCTGGCAGAGTCGGGAAAAAAGGTCAGTGAAAAATTATGGCGTTTGCCGTTGTCTGAAGCTTATGACAAAGATATTGATTCTCTGATTGCTGATGTTAAGAACCTCGGAAATGGGCGCAATGCAGGTAGTATTGCTGCGGCTCAATTCTTGCAACGTTTTGTCAATGGGACTAAATGGGCTCACTTAGATATCGCGGGTACAACTTGGGATAGTAAGGCCAAGGGCACTTATCAAGCAGGCGCCACAGCATTTGGTGTACGTCTTTTGAACCACTGGGTCAAAAAGCATATTGAAAAGGCTACCTCGTAA
- the lepB gene encoding signal peptidase I translates to MDRLIKELKGTLGALFIAIIIRTFLFQPFVIPSASMYPTLMIGDFLFVSKFSYGYSNYSFPFAPPLFEGRLLDNDKPTLGQVAVFRAPVGKTESLLKRMTIYYDESLDYIKRVVGLPGDKVQVKDGILHINGVACKLEKLDDYTLRDPRDSSVKVIPRYRETLPNGKAHEILMQYPFGVHPADNTPEYTVPAGHYFVMGDNRHNSQDSRYMKELGFIPEDHLLGPARILFFSTDARWYDVLAWIPGIRVNRILKVIE, encoded by the coding sequence ATGGATAGATTAATCAAAGAGCTTAAAGGAACATTGGGAGCTCTATTTATTGCAATTATTATTAGGACATTTTTATTTCAACCATTTGTTATCCCCTCTGCTTCTATGTACCCAACGCTGATGATTGGGGATTTTTTGTTTGTATCAAAGTTCAGTTATGGCTACAGCAATTATTCATTTCCCTTTGCGCCCCCTCTTTTTGAGGGCCGCCTTTTGGACAATGATAAGCCGACCTTAGGACAGGTGGCTGTATTCCGTGCACCGGTGGGTAAGACAGAAAGCTTGTTGAAGCGGATGACTATTTATTATGATGAATCCCTTGATTACATTAAACGAGTCGTGGGGCTGCCCGGTGATAAGGTGCAAGTCAAAGATGGGATTCTCCATATTAATGGTGTGGCCTGTAAATTAGAAAAACTGGATGATTATACATTAAGGGATCCGCGGGATAGTTCAGTGAAAGTTATACCCCGTTATCGTGAAACTCTGCCAAATGGTAAAGCGCATGAGATTTTGATGCAGTACCCTTTTGGTGTTCATCCGGCCGATAATACGCCTGAATATACTGTCCCTGCCGGACATTATTTTGTCATGGGGGATAATCGCCATAACTCGCAAGATAGTCGGTATATGAAAGAGTTGGGATTTATTCCCGAAGATCATTTGTTAGGACCAGCGCGAATATTGTTCTTTTCAACCGATGCCCGTTGGTATGACGTCCTCGCTTGGATCCCGGGTATTCGGGTGAATCGTATCTTAAAGGTTATTGAATAA